CAAAGCCTTTTGCCTACGTGCTGAAGCCGTTTCGAATCAGAGGACTTCAAGTCTTAATCGAAACGGCATTAAGTAATCGCGCGCTGAGGAAAAAAAGAAAAGAAGATTATCGCCTACGCAGTTCTATTTCAGAAATTCTTAAAGATCTTGTTGATATGAAAACGTACGGAACTTATTGATCGAGCGAAGATTTTACCGAAAAAGGAAGGCTCACTTTGGGAACCGCAAAAATACTCATTGTTGAAGACGAAGGACTCGTCGCACAGGATATTAAGCATAGAATTTTAAGAATGGGTTATCCGGCTCCGTTCATCGTCTATACGGGAGAGGAGGCGGTGAAAAAGGCGGAAAATACAGAGTTGGATTTGATTCTTATGGATATAATTCTTTCCAACGGATTTATCGATGGGGTCCAGGCGGCAGAACAAATTCATAAATTTTCAGACGTACCTATCATTTACTTAACCGCCTCTTCGGACGCGCAAACATTAACCAGGGCTAAGGCTACCGGACCTGACGGTTATATTTTAAAGCCTTTTCAAAGTAGGGAATTGCAAATTGCGATAGAGCTAACCTTATATAGGCATAAGATTGAAAAGGGATTTTTAGAAGAGGATCGCATCATGTCGGCTACACTCTATAATCTACAGGAGGGTATCGTTGCCATCAATCGTTCCGGAAATATTTGCTTTATAAACGGAGCCGCTCAAAAGTTGACCGGCTGGGGGGAATCGGAGGCCTCAGGACGTCCCCTCAAAGAAGTCGTCAGAATATTGGCTTCTTCTCCTTCTAAGGATTCGGATATAGAGACCTTATTAAAAGCGGAATCCGATTTAGACATTCCCTCCCACGGTTTCATAATTTCGAAGGACAAAGTTATGACGGAAGTGTTGACGGTAAATAAATTCGTTGTAGTGGAAGAGGAATTAGATCTTGCCTATATACTTATCATCAGAGACTTTACAAAGTCTCTCTCCGATAACTCATGGAAATGATATCGAATCGACGGAACGAGTAAATCCCGATTCCTATCACTTCAAATTTGGCACTCTTCTTTCGGACTATTTTTTAACGAAAGTAAGGAAATGCTCTACTTCCTTTTTTGAACCAACGATGAATGTCGTTCTTTCGTGAAGTTCCGAAGGTTGTAAGTCCAAAATTCTTTGCCCTTCCACAGTAACTGCGACTCCTCCCGCCTGTTCGGCGATCAACGCCATCGGAGCAACTTCGTATAACAATCTCAGTTTTCCTTTCGGGTATTTCGGAGATTTTGTATCGTTCGGATATAGAAAGATCCCGCCCTTCAACAAATTTCTATGAAAATCGGC
The Leptospira inadai serovar Lyme str. 10 genome window above contains:
- a CDS encoding response regulator; translated protein: MGTAKILIVEDEGLVAQDIKHRILRMGYPAPFIVYTGEEAVKKAENTELDLILMDIILSNGFIDGVQAAEQIHKFSDVPIIYLTASSDAQTLTRAKATGPDGYILKPFQSRELQIAIELTLYRHKIEKGFLEEDRIMSATLYNLQEGIVAINRSGNICFINGAAQKLTGWGESEASGRPLKEVVRILASSPSKDSDIETLLKAESDLDIPSHGFIISKDKVMTEVLTVNKFVVVEEELDLAYILIIRDFTKSLSDNSWK